The DNA region CGCGGCCTTCCGGCACAGCGCGGCCACCTGCTGCTCCAGATTCCGAACGCCGGACTCCCGCGTATATTCTCGGATCACCTTCAGGAGCGCGGCTTCATCTACCTGAAGCTGCTCCGGCTCGAGTCCGTGCTCGCTCTTCTGCTTCGGCAGCAAATAGCGGTTCGCAATCTGAAGCTTCTCGATCTCCGTATAGCCCGGAATATAGAGAACCTCCATCCGATCCAGCAGCGGCCTAGGAATGTTGTGCAAAGCGTTGGCTGTCGTCACGAACATGACCTGGGATAAGTCAAACGGAATTTCGATAAAGTGATCGCTGAACGTATTGTTCTGTTCCGGATCCAGTACCTCCAGCAGCGCCGATGACGGGTCGCCGCGGAAATCCGAAGCCATTTTATCGATTTCGTCCAGCAAGAATACCGGGTTCAAAGAACCTGCGGTCTTCATGCCTTGAATGATTCGTCCCGGCATAGCCCCCACGTACGTCCGGCGATGTCCCCGAATTTCGGCTTCATCCCGCACGCCGCCGAGGGAGATGCGGACAAATTTGCGCTCCAGGGAGCGGGCGATGGAACGGGCCAGCGACGTTTTGCCGACCCCCGGCGGGCCGACCAAGCACAGAATCGGTCCCTTCATCTTTTTCACGAGCTTCTGCACGGCCAAATACTCCAGCACGCGTTCTTTCGGCTTCTCGAGCCCGTAATGGTCCTCATCCAAGACCTGCTCGGCCTTTGCGATATCGAGATCGTCTTCGGTCTTGTTCGTCCACGGCAATGCAAGCAGCCAATCGACGTAATTCCGGATGACGCCGCCTTCTGCCGAGCTGGCCGGCATCTTCTCGAGGCGGTCGATTTCCTTCTCGACTTTCTCGTGGACGCGTTCCGGAAGCTGAAGCTCCTGGAGCTGACTGCGCAGCTCCTCGACTTCGCCGGCACGGCCTTCCTTATCGCCAAGCTCTTTCTGGATGGCCTTCATCTGCTCGCGCAGATAGTATTCCTTCTGGGTCTTCTCCATCTGCTTCTTAACCCGCTGGTTGATCTTTCGCTCCAGCTCCAGCACTTCGCGCTCGTTGTTTAAAATATCCAGCAGCTTTTCCAGCCGTTTGCGGACGTCGATCGTCTCAAGAATCTCCTGTTTATCCTTGATCTTCAACGATAAGTGGCTTGTAATGACATCCGCCAGACGGCCCGGCTCATCGATATCGGAGACGGCCGCGAGCGTCTCGGGCGTAACTTTTTTGGACAAATTGATATAATTCTCAAACTGTGACAGCACCGTCCGCATCAAAGCGGATACTTCAGGGTCATTGTTCTCTTCCTCCGGAAGCTCGCGCGCGATGACCTCGTAGTAATCCGCTTGATCCGTATATTGAATAATTTCCGCCCGTTCCATACCTTCCACAAGCACGCGTATGGTACCGTTTGGAAGCTTAAGCATCTGGCGTACATTCGCAACGGTTCCAATTCGAAAAATATCCTCTTGCGTCGGTTCTTCAATGTTCACTTCCGATTGAGAACACAGGAGAATCAAATTGTCTTCAACCATCGCCTTTTCTAAAGCCTTTACGGATTTCTCCCGGCCTACATCCAAATGGAGCACCATACTCGGGTAGACAAGGAGTCCTCTTAAAGGCAATAAAGGAAAACGACGACCTTTGGTTTTACTTGGTCCCATCGCTTTCGCACCTCCAATGGCTCTCAATGTTGACACTATTCCTATTTTATCAAATCTGCGTATAAAAAACCAACAACGGGAAACTTACACGCCTCCGGCATCGGTCATTTTGCCATTGCGCGGTGGCGTGGCCTGAAGAAGCGATGCCGAGGAGGCCGGATACATGTCGGTGTTCGGAAGCTCCACGATTTCCGCCGCCAGCGAGCCGCCGAACACTTGGCGGAATACTTCATCGACCGATTCGACCGGAATGACCCGCAGGCCTCCGCTCAGATCCTGGAATAACGATTGCCAGTTATCTTTCGGGATGATGACACGGGTGGCCCCGGCCTGGAACGCTGCCTCCACTTTGGCAATCACCCCGCCGATTGGCTTCACTTTGCCGTGAATGCTCATCTCACCGGTCATCGCAATTTTATTATCGACCTCAATTCCCTTCATCGCCGATACGATCGCCGTTGCCATCGCAATCCCGGCGGACGGGCCGTCAATCGGGGTTCCCC from Paenibacillus ihbetae includes:
- the lon gene encoding endopeptidase La gives rise to the protein MGPSKTKGRRFPLLPLRGLLVYPSMVLHLDVGREKSVKALEKAMVEDNLILLCSQSEVNIEEPTQEDIFRIGTVANVRQMLKLPNGTIRVLVEGMERAEIIQYTDQADYYEVIARELPEEENNDPEVSALMRTVLSQFENYINLSKKVTPETLAAVSDIDEPGRLADVITSHLSLKIKDKQEILETIDVRKRLEKLLDILNNEREVLELERKINQRVKKQMEKTQKEYYLREQMKAIQKELGDKEGRAGEVEELRSQLQELQLPERVHEKVEKEIDRLEKMPASSAEGGVIRNYVDWLLALPWTNKTEDDLDIAKAEQVLDEDHYGLEKPKERVLEYLAVQKLVKKMKGPILCLVGPPGVGKTSLARSIARSLERKFVRISLGGVRDEAEIRGHRRTYVGAMPGRIIQGMKTAGSLNPVFLLDEIDKMASDFRGDPSSALLEVLDPEQNNTFSDHFIEIPFDLSQVMFVTTANALHNIPRPLLDRMEVLYIPGYTEIEKLQIANRYLLPKQKSEHGLEPEQLQVDEAALLKVIREYTRESGVRNLEQQVAALCRKAAKRIVTNESDSIVIVADDIKDYLGIPKFRYGMAELEDQVGTVTGLAWTEVGGETLTIEVTVVPGTGKLTLTGKLGDVMKESAQAAFSFTRSKAAELGIDPDFHEKLDVHIHIPEGAIPKDGPSAGITIATALISSLTKRHVARDVAMTGEITLRGRVLPIGGLKEKSLAAHRAGYKKILLPKDNERDLRDIPDSVKNDVEFVPVSHMDQVLEHALVEQAGVH